The following are encoded in a window of Zymoseptoria tritici IPO323 chromosome 4, whole genome shotgun sequence genomic DNA:
- a CDS encoding uncharacterized protein (Conserved predicted protein. Probably conserved among filamentous fungi (it matches significantly with hypothetical proteins). Mg 425 amino acids predicted protein. It contains ERM (ezrin, radixin and moesin) domain. Unknown function.): protein MFPRRLLPILVACSTLVTILVYAAIRNGSWAHLPEAVGLGEKYGSTEEQYYAEGGVSPHLRPAEGNGGKSGFKEPKVESISPYPEGKLKPPGSKYTKCLVVPKLLSEYTGWIEDKLGDMLKDKSLTTAVYTVDDKKATLRPPKNKGHEVMVYLSYIIDFYDDLADVNIFIHSHQKAWHNNELLGLDSAEAVRHLKPERVLRDGYMNLRCHWDPGCPAWLHPGVTEQSYEKPEEVLLGQSWAELFPGEPIPTVLSQPCCAQFAVSKDRILALPKARYIHMRDWLLRTDLTDYLSGRVFEYVWQFIFTAAPIHCPSMSACYCDGYGICFGGPKAFDHWFEMRYERKELMEELRVWQEKARRIEDERKQSDDGKMPEEARLDIPELGMDKELQSKISALTKEMERTRNEAIERGKDPKQRELERTGKAMG, encoded by the coding sequence ATGTTCCCTCGTCGCCTTCTCCCCATACTCGTCGCCTGCAGTACCCTCGTTACAATACTCGTATACGCCGCGATTCGAAATGGTTCCTGGGCTCATCTTCCTGAGGCTGTCGGTTTGGGAGAAAAGTATGGGTCGACGGAGGAACAATACTATGCGGAAGGAGGCGTGTCACCTCACCTTCGACCGGCAGAAGGCAATGGCGGTAAATCTGGGTTCAAGGAACCGAAGGTCGAGTCGATCAGCCCGTACCCGGAGGGCAAGCTGAAACCTCCGGGCAGCAAGTACACCAAATGTCTCGTTGTGCCAAAACTTCTCAGCGAGTATACTGGCTGGATAGAGGACAAGCTGGGGGATATGCTCAAGGACAAAAGCTTGACGACAGCTGTATACACGGTCGACGATAAAAAGGCGACACTGCGTCCGCCGAAGAACAAGGGCCACGAGGTGATGGTGTATCTGAGCTACATCATTGACTTTTACGACGATCTTGCCGACGTCAACATTTTCATCCACTCGCATCAGAAAGCGTGGCACAACAATGAGCTCCTTGGACTCGACTCCGCGGAAGCAGTCCGTCACCTCAAACCCGAACGCGTGTTGAGAGACGGATACATGAACCTCAGATGCCACTGGGATCCAGGCTGTCCGGCATGGCTGCACCCGGGCGTGACTGAGCAGAGCTATGAGAAGCCAGAAGAGGTCCTCCTTGGACAAAGCTGGGCTGAACTTTTCCCAGGAGAACCCATCCCAACGGTCCTCTCCCAACCCTGCTGCGCGCAATTCGCCGTTTCCAAGGACCGTATCCTGGCTCTTCCCAAGGCTCGCTATATCCACATGCGGGACTGGCTCCTCCGGACAGATCTGACAGACTACCTCTCCGGCCGGGTCTTCGAGTATGTGTGGCAATTTATCTTCACGGCCGCACCGATACACTGCCCTAGCATGAGCGCTTGCTACTGCGATGGCTACGGGATCTGCTTCGGAGGACCAAAAGCGTTCGATCATTGGTTCGAGATGCGATATGAACGGAAAGAGTTGATGGAGGAGTTGAGAGTGTGGCAGGAGAAAGCACGGCggatcgaggacgagaggaAGCAGTCCGATGACGGGAAGAtgccggaggaggcgaggttGGATATTCCGGAGCTCGGAATGGACAAGGAGTTGCAGAGTAAGATTTCAGCGTTgacgaaggagatggagaggacCAGGAACGAGGCGATCGAACGGGGCAAAGATCCGAAGCAGAGGGAATTGGAGAGGACGGGAAAGGCTATGGGGTGA
- a CDS encoding putative beta-Ig-H3/fasciclin (Beta-Ig-H3/fasciclin, fasciclin I family protein) yields the protein MKFSTILPFAAITTAFVVPSEEVLSELKIENHHQSTTVYDEVLSTKDDIVSKFESFLHESKDRAKHAWEDVSEKSQNLMDDAFSRADEVATTFGDKMEETANDMQSWLEEHNMFESSDDGHHHDGDHKRPHHPPHHDDPHHGKPNLTVYQLIAGSKYTTKLAKLINEYDDLVEALNSTAANYTIFAPTDAAFEKIPEHAHKPTKEQLKAVLTYHVVPDFYPAGRVLVSHTAPTLLKGKHLSSQEEPQRIAFKIGLRGLTVNFYSRIVAINIFGTNGVIHGVDSLLIPPPSIITLIDLFPGEFSTLELGLGKTGLLEKFNHTDHHQGGTFFAPSNWAFQKLGPRVNAFLFSQYGKKYLEALLKYHVVPKNTLYSDAYYKAKDSDAEMEEIPKGYFHVDLPTLLDDRSLSIDIGRYGGYISMKINGFSTVSVQDGVAEDGVLHVVSSVLIPPKSVGGKMVHYEGGEITEEELKERLEPFVAKMDL from the coding sequence ATGAAGTTCTCCACCATCCTGCCGTTCGCGGCCATCACCACCGCCTTCGTGGTGCCCTCCGAAGAGGTCCTCAGCGAGCTCAAGATCGAGAATCACCACCAGTCGACCACCGTCTACGATGAGGTCCTTTCCACCAAGGACGACATTGTCAGCAAGTTTGAGAGCTTCCTCCACGAATCCAAGGACCGTGCAAAGCACGCCTGGGAGGATGTCTCCGAGAAGTCTCAAAACTTGATGGACGATGCCTTCAGCCGAGCGGATGAGGTGGCAACCACTTTTGGGGacaagatggaggagactgCCAATGATATGCAATCATGGCTCGAGGAGCACAACATGTTCGAGTCGTCGGACGATGGCCACCACCACGATGGTGATCACAAGAGGCCCCACCATCCGCCTCACCACGACGACCCTCACCACGGCAAGCCCAACCTGACCGTCTACCAGTTGATCGCCGGCAGCAAGTACACCACCAAGCTCGCCAAGCTGATCAACGAGTACGATGACCTGGTCGAGGCCTTGAACAGCACTGCGGCTAACTACACCATCTTCGCCCCCACCGATGCCGCTTTCGAGAAGATCCCCGAGCACGCCCACAAGCCCACCAAGGAGCAGCTCAAGGCGGTCCTCACCTACCACGTCGTGCCTGACTTCTACCCAGCCGGCCGCGTTCTTGTTTCTCACACTGCCCCAACCCTCCTCAAGGGCAAGCACCTCAGTTCACAGGAGGAGCCTCAGCGCATCGCCTTCAAGATTGGCCTCCGCGGCTTGACCGTCAACTTCTACTCCCGCATCGTGGCGATCAACATCTTTGGCACCAACGGTGTGATCCACGGTGTCGACTCCCTTCTCATCCCTCCTCCATCCATCATCACCctcatcgacctcttccCGGGTGAGTTCAGCACGCTCGAGCTCGGCCTCGGCAAGACCGGTCTGCTGGAGAAGTTCAACCACACCGACCACCACCAGGGCGGCACCTTCTTCGCGCCTTCCAACTGGGCCTTCCAGAAGCTTGGTCCACGAGTCAACGCTTTCCTCTTCTCTCAGTACGGCAAGAAGTACCTCGAGGCACTCCTCAAGTACCACGTAGTACCAAAGAACACTCTCTACTCCGACGCATACTACAAGGCCAAGGACAGCGACgccgagatggaggagatccCTAAGGGCTACTTCCACGTCGACCTCCCAACACTTCTCGATGACCGCTCGCTGTCGATCGACATTGGCCGCTACGGAGGATACATCAGCATGAAGATCAACGGCTTCTCCACCGTGTCTGTGCAGGATGGTGTTGCCGAGGACGGTGTGTTGCACGTCGTGTCTAGCGTTCTCATCCCACCGAAGAGTGTCGGTGGTAAGATGGTGCACTACGAGGGAGGTGAGATcaccgaggaggagttgaaggagcGTCTTGAGCCATTCGTGGCGAAGATGGATCTTTAG